DNA from Onychomys torridus chromosome 1, mOncTor1.1, whole genome shotgun sequence:
aatgaaaatgaaagctagAGACTCCTGCCACTCTTCCAACTTCCTGTCAGAGAAGTAAAGAAATAGAAGGGACACCAACAGAAGCCTGAGCCAGCAGGAAAGGGGTGTAACCAGCCACAGCGCCTCTCCCTAGGATACCTCACTTCTGCTCACAGCTCAGCCTACCTGCTCAGCCAGTTCAGGGCCTGAAATTAGCTGTGAAGGATTTaattgcaaaaaaataaaataaaataaaagccaaagagAACAGCACACAACACACTGACTGCCCTACCCCCACCCTGCTCCTGCAACCTTTCTCTATTTGCTTGTTTCCACTGACAACCTTCCTAAGTACCCATGACTCACTCCTACCTCACCCTGGTGATCTCTGCTTACCCCTTTCTCTTCCAACCCAGAGCTTCTGCTTACAGATTCCACCCTCTCTGCCCTACGAACCAGATAGAGATCAGACATAACCTCATAAAATACTGagtcgccgggcagtggtggcgcacactttcaatcccagcactcgagaggcagaggcaggcggatctctgtgagttcgaggccagcctgggctacagagtgagatccagaacaggctccaaaacgacacagagaaaccctgtctcaaaaaaaccaaaaaataaaaaatattgagatTCTTCATCAGGGCACTGCTGATCCAGTTCCCACCCCAAAGAtcaccctttcctctctcctaatCTCTAACGTCTCTGTCCTCACCACTAATGTAAGACTGACATTCCCATTGCCCTTTAATGCTGTGTTCAATCTGTAATGCTTCCACAAGCAGGTATTTCCACGACTTTATGAAGTGGCCACTATCAACACTGTACAGAGAGGTAAAAGTAGTTCCTTGCCCAAGGCTGCCCAACCAGAAAGAGGCAGAGCAGAAAACTGAAATCATATGGTCCAGCTCCAGAACCCAACCAGTTAACCAGACCTGTTTTCACTGGCATTTTACTTCAAAACCCTCTAACCAGGCATTACCAACaagatctttcttttttaagagatgttctcactacgtagctctggctaacctagaactctacatagactgggctggccttgaacttacagacatcctcctgcctctgcctcctaagtactgggattgtaagtatgcatcaccacaccaggccctcactttcttttttcaatctttttggttttttaaaagggtctcatgtagctcaggctgacctcaaattcctgaccctcctgcctctacctcccaaatgctggaattagtCAAGTGTCACTAGATCCAGAGCACACAGGGATAGTAACCAAATTCTGGGTGtagcacatgctaagcaagcactctgtcaccaGCTACATAGACCTCAACATCAGGTTTGAAAGTGTTATCCTGCCCCCAGCAACAAGATCAGAAGGGACTCTTGAGTTTCCTCAAGTGTTTTCAAGAAAAGTTGGCAGCCAAGtgcggtggctcacaactgtgatcccagtacttgagagactgagacagTCTGGGCATCTGAGTTAAAGGCCATCTTGGACTActcaatgagaccttgtctcaaaaaatagcgTGGATAAAGGGTCCTGTCTGGATTTCTCGCTCTCTTTGTACCCCTTCACGAAGTCAACAAATACATACTGATCGCCTGTAAACAATAGTCATGGCAAAGTCCCCTACCTTGACTGCTGATCAGGGGACATAGAAATCAAACCAGTTTTTGCTCAACTCGCTTTAGAATTGAAATTTAAGTAAAGGAATAAACAAGTGTAGAACTCTATGAAAATCTGGTCTGTCTTTCAAACTCCTATCTCATTCCCCTGACGTGTCTCCCTCCATCGAGGCCCACAAGAAGTCTTCTTGTTGGCCCAGTCCTTTCTGAGTTGGTCCTTCCTTGACAGCTCGAGGTGACCCACACGCACTGTAAGAATAACCTTTACGTCCTTATTTCTTCTCAGGAAAGACCCCGTGGGGCCCAGGTACTCACGGATCTAGCCAAGCCCCGAACTCCAGGCCGCCGCAGCAGCAGGAGAGCTGCTTGGCCCAGGACACGGCTCGGCCTCCAGATCTTGGCCAAAGACATCGCTACCGCCATCTTGACTAATAACCACGCCTCCTTGCTCACAGGATAGACGTAGGGCTGCCCCATCAGATGCCTTATTCGAGTGGCCGCACAACTAGGCCAACGAGCCACCTAATTCCAACCACCCTGAGTCAAAGACGAATACATAAGTTAATATGACAATTGTTATTATCTAAAATTGCTCCAGTTTTCTGCTTCTAGTTGCTCCAATATCAGGCAGCAAAAGGACAGCCTGACTAGAGTCTCACGGATTTAGGGCCCGGGGGTCTTGGGCAAGATGGGCCCATTCCGACACCCGCCCCCTAGTCTTTATTGTCCAATGGCTTTACCAGAattaggaggtggaggtgggcGGAACCGGATTGTTAGTAAACGTTGAGCCACGTGCGAGGGTGAATCCAGGCGCGCCCCAGACCAGCGCACGCGCGGTAGTTATGCGGCCGGGCGGAAGCTCCGGTAGGATCTCTGCGCGCGTGGTCGGCGGCTATGGAGGTAACTAAGCGTGCAGACGCCGAGGCAAGTACCGACACCGGAACAGAGTCCAGCCCTCGAAATCCAGTCTGCAGCCTCCGGCATTTTGCTTGTGAACAGAACCTGCTGTCCCGGCCGGATGGATCTGCTTCTTTTCTGCAAGGTAAGACCCTAACCAGGCTGAAGTGCGTGCGCCAGCCTCACCGAAGTGGGGTTTGTTTTTGAAGAGCGGTTACTGTGTGGTGTGCAACCGAGTGCGCCCATCCCCTTGTAAAAACTATTTCTAAATATTGGGGATACACACCTCTCCCAACGAAAAGAAATGACACGTCCAGCCTGGTAAATAACCTCTCTGAAGGAATCGGGGATATTACCACCCTAGTAAGCGGGAATATTACAGAAGAGGTGAAATTCCACCAAGACAAATATTTCCCTTGACTAGATTTCCTCCCACACACTTCTTTTGTATCCACACATCACCGGTTGAGGCTCAGGTGTTCATTTGCGTACATACCCTTTGAAACAGACTCGTCACCAATGGTTTAAATGTAATTACCGTGGCAGAAGATTTATCCAAGTAAATGCTCTTCAAATTGGATGTGATATTCCCATCCTGGGCTGACAAGTATctcccccttctcccactccaTATTTGAATAAATGTGCCTTTGCTTGGTATACACAGCTCATCAGAGTAAGCggatagagagagaaaagggaggtcTCATGACTGACACCCGCACATCCTCACTCCACTGCGAGTCCAACCACCTTTGAGAGGTCATGGGAATGTGAGGAACTATCAAAACAGACattggtctccaaagcgagttccaggaaaggcacaaagctacacagagaaaccctgtctcaaaaaaacaacaaacagacattGAAAAGAGGGCAGTGAATCAGTGAATTGGTGTCAACACTGGTGAGCTGTGTTTGAGATGTAAGGGCTGACTACTTTAGGGCTAATTAAGTTGGAGATCATTGCTTCTGGTGCAGTGCAGTGTTGGGgtcagagaaagggagaaaagacagaGTGGAGACAACTCTTCAAGAGTTTTCCTGTGAGAGAATCAGGTAGAGGGGGCAAACATTGAAGACTGACGTGAGGTTAAGAAAAGAgagaactggggctggagaaatggctaacACCTATTGCTCTTGCAGCCAAAGTTAGTCCCCAACACCCATATAACTCCAGATCTAGGAGATTGGaagccctcttccggcctctgagGCACCTACACTCaggagcatgtgcacacactccgTACACAGAGGCACCTCTCCTATGTTCTAAAACTCAAAACCCATGGGGCCCTAGTGCAAATGAGACTTTCAAAAAGTATGTTCCAAACACTTCTGAACTAAAAGTCTATGGTAAGTTTACAGAAACTACAgaagggggggtgggggcggtTGCGGTGGGGACAGTGGCAAACAATACAAATTGATGGATGTATATGACAATGACAGAATGAAATCTGTTATCTTGTATGTGTTCTCATTAAGATTCTGTGGCTGAGATAAGggctgtgaccaaaagcaactcaggaagaaagggtttgtttggctttcaTGTCCCAAGTTGTATTCCATTGAGGGAAaccgaggcaggaactgaagtagagaccatgAAGGAACCCTTGcttcttatggcttgctcagcctgcttttataTACAACCTAGGCCTACCTGCCCAAAACTGGCAtggcccacagtgagctggacccttcCATATCGattattaatcaataaaatgccccTGCACACAATTCCTCGGTTGAGGTTCCCCCTTTTCAGATCTATCTAACTTGTGATGAGTTgacaaactagccagcacagtatcTCAACTTAAAATCAGAATTAACAAAAACTgatggggccaggcggtggtggcgcacgcctttaatcccagcactctggaggcagaggcaggcggattacagagttgaggccagcctagaccacagagtgagtttcaggaaaggcaaaagctacatagagaaactttgtctggggagagaaaaaaaacaaaacaactcttggTACATTTccctaatcccaacacttgggtggtagaggcaagaggatcagttcaaggccaggttcactcagctacatagcaagttcaaggcaacTTAGACTGTATAGAGCCTAAGCTCAGAAAATCCAACAATAAAAATCTACAAAGCCCAGGAGCCTATCACCTGCCTTTGTAGGCTAGccatcttggtttttgttttttgaggttagtttggggttttttgtttgtttgtttttgtttttgtttttgtttgctttggactttgcacatgctaggtaaaTGCCATACccttgagctacatccctaaccccttggtttttaaattatttttttatggctctccctggtgcctgaggagcTCAGAAGAGTATgttaggtcccctggagctgtagttacagatgtttgggagtcccctgcaaaagcaacaagtactcttaactgccgagccacctctccagccccaacctgtggttcacttatacacatacatttgTCAGTTTGGAATTGTGCTGTGAAGTGTGTTGGTTATTGAGCATTATGGTCAGAAACATGTGGAAACCACTGTTTGAGTACAGGGTCTTCACTTGGTAGATGGCCTCTCTGTTGCCTACAGAGGTTATCAAAGTCACACAAGGGCCAAGAATAGGCAGTCAGGGACAGAAGCCGGGCTTTTTATTCTCCTACCCATTCATATCCTTTCTGGGGAAATAGATCCCTACCCATTGCAACTATAGACcctttttgtctatttttgttaggccttttaaaatacttttattagtATAgattaattatatgtaataatgggtttctgtttggttggtttgtgaGATGGTCTcgtgtagctcagggtggcctcaaactcagtccagagccaaggatgaccttgaattcctgactctcctgcctgcctcccaaacactggcgTAAGTATATATAGgcctgtgtgagtgagtgagaccCACATGTGTACGAGTGCCCAtgaagggcagaagagggtgataCCCCTTGGAGCTGAGTTAcatggtggttgtgagcagcctgatgtgagtgctggggactgaattctaggcctctagaagagcagtataCGTGCTGAcccgctgagctgtctctccagccctaactacTTCTAAAACTCACTAGCAGCCGAAGACTATAATAGACTCTGCGCATACTGGCCGGCGTCCTAGACACTTCAAGTGAagtgtgtctttttaaaattggtatttatttcatcttcttgTTATTGTCATGTGATCTTCACACAAGTGCCACAAGGAAGGGACTAGAGTGAGCCCCTGGTAGAGGTAAGAAAGCAGGGAGGAGCATTGGTAAGGTGGCATGGTGTGGTGAGGTCTCCGCTGATGTCTCCCCAGGTGACACCTCTGTCCTGGCTGGAGTGTATGGGCCGGCTGAGGTGAAGGTCAGCAAAGAaatcttcaacaaggccacactcgaAGTGATCCTGAGGCCAAAGATCGGGCTGCCTGGTAACTGGACTCAGCTAAACCTCCAAAGACCCAGTCTGTTAGGACCTCACCCATTCCCCACCGCTTGCTGCATCCAGTCTCCACTGCCCCGCTCTTTGCCCAGcgctctttgctttgtttttagtttttgctgCACCCGGGGATGGAATCCAGAGCCTCATGCCTGCTAGAcagatgctcttccagagagccaCACTCCTGGGCTCTCACTGGTGGATTCTGGTCAAGCCCTCTTCTGCTTAGACCTCCCAGGCCCTCACTGATGGGCTCCAAGCAGGCATTCTAATAGTGAGCCACGGCACCACCTTTCCCTGGTGAACTTCAGGCTAGGTGCCTGGGCCATGCCACCAGCCTTTTACTTCTTGACATGGGGTCTTAAGTTGCCTAAGCTGTTACTGAGCTCTCTGTAACCTACGCTGCCCTCAAAtttgtgatccccctgcctgagtgTCTCAAATCCTGAGGTTGCAGACCAGCACCACCAGACCCACCTTCTTGAGctccttctttgtctctgtccttcccttctgtgccttcatttcttttttccattaactTGTTCTCTGCCCTTTTACCGCATCACCGTGTGTACGGTGGGGTGGGCCTGTTCTGGTGGGGTCGAGAAGGCCAATAGCACAGGAGGTGGGCACTCCTGGGCATTCTTCCTtgggtgggtggctggctggtgggCCCTCGGGAAGGTTCAGgccctgccttctctctcctgGGAGTGTGCACACCTTCCTGGGCTGAGACTGACAGCCCCTTCTGGAAGTCTGCTTCCAGAGGCTGCATTGAGAACAAGATGATAGGGTAGAGGGAAAGAGCCTGACAacttcctgtctccccaggcGTAGCGGAGAAGAGCCGGGAGCAGCTGATCAGGAATACATGTGAAGCCGTGGTTCTGGGAGCCCTGCACCCCCGCACCTCAATCACGGTGGTGCTGCAGGTGGTGAGCGATGCTGGCTCTGTATCCTTTCCCAGCCCTCTCCTCTAGGAAGTGCCCAGAACCTCCCTTGTGGCTTCCCTTCTGGTGACCTCTCAGCTACGCAGAACCCATGAAACAAGGCCAGGGCCAGCAAGAGGGCCCAgcgggtaaagtgcttgctaccaggcctgacgacctgagttcagtccccaagacTCACATGCTGGACAGAGAAACcagttcctgcaagttgtcctctgagcaccACATGAGCACCACAGCACACAGCTGccgtggacacacacacacacaaacaaaaccagtttttaaaaactagcaaGCAGGGCTCACTGTGTGCTCCGCAGTGCTCTCATTTAGTTCCCACAGGACTTGTGTCGAGTAGCATTATAATTCCTGTGTAGATCCTAAGGCTCAGGCTTTCTGGTTCAAGAGCCTAAGGACTCATTCGTGTGTGTCTCTCATGTTTGCCTGTTTTGGGCTgaggaaactgaagctcagagaggggCCGTGTCTTGCCCAAGGGAATAGGATGGTGGCAgccagaggctgcagagatgggacTCAAGCTCAGGCCTGTCCAAGCCCAGAGCTTGAGCTAGTGACATCTCTTCACCTTGGCCTGAGTTAGTTTCTGGCTCTCTGCTGGGGAGCACCAAGCAGGTAGAATGGTCATTGGCTCCATTATCTAGCACGGTGGCTGCCCACTGGATTCCCAGGTGTCTTCCCTGTGTGACTGGGAGATCCCTCTTTCTCTGACCGTTTCACTAAAGATATTTGGTACATCCCTTAGCTTATGTATCTGTTCCCTAGCAACAGCCTATTTAACACAGGGAGACTGGGAGCAGTTGGCCTCCTAGCTGGAGGGAGGTGATTATGCCCAGTATAGAACAGTGGCAACTACTTGGTGCCAGAACCACATAGCCACCCTGCCATGCTACTGCTCTGTGATCAATTAGTGATGTCTGCCACAGgcatcagtgggtaaagggacaTGTGGATGTGTTCTGCTGGCCAGTCCTACAGAAGACACACTTCTTAACCACTGATGCCCAGCTCTTGGCCTGTTGCCTGAATGCTGCCTGCATGGCATTGGTGGACGCAGGTGTGCCCATGCGGGCTCTCTTCTGTGGGGTCAGCTGTGCCCTGGACTCTGATGGCAATCTTATGCTGGACCCCACAACCAAGCAAGAAAAGGTAGGCATGGAAAGTTAATGTTGGTGAAGGGCTACAGCCCAGTGGCTCTGCATGCCTCCAGGCCTGCCTTCTGTGCAAATCGGTTGGCTCGTGTACCCTGGCCCTTTTGGCAAGTTCTGCCCCATTCATCAAGGTTCATTCAGCTTTAAGTGCTAGATACACAACTCAGACTTGCACAAGCCAGAAAAGAAACTTGCTAGCATTCATTACCAAAGTGTAGAACAGACCTCTGGTTCTTGTGCTCCATGTTGAtcatgatgacaattagggaagCATGTCGTTTTCAGCACTTCACATGAAGGGTGCGATGCAGGGGTGGCAACAACAGTGCCAGAGAagccaggaggaagaagagatgcaGTGCAGGCTGGGCCCCCAGCCAGGTCTTGCCATGACATCATCATCATAACTGGTTGCAGATGTACACACAGAATAGAGCTGAGGGGCAGGGTTCTGTCTTGGCTGTGGGAGTTCAGAACCCACCTCACCTCTGGCTTTTACTGCAACTGCTGGTGTCAGAGTGGGGACCACAGTACTTCTCTCAGGGCTTCCTGGGCTCCCCTCAGATAACTGGGAAAACCTAGTGGCAAGG
Protein-coding regions in this window:
- the Exosc5 gene encoding exosome complex component RRP46, producing the protein MEVTKRADAEASTDTGTESSPRNPVCSLRHFACEQNLLSRPDGSASFLQGDTSVLAGVYGPAEVKVSKEIFNKATLEVILRPKIGLPGVAEKSREQLIRNTCEAVVLGALHPRTSITVVLQVVSDAGSLLACCLNAACMALVDAGVPMRALFCGVSCALDSDGNLMLDPTTKQEKEARAILTFALDSVEQKLLMSTTKGLYSDAELQQCLAAAQAASHHIFRFYRESLQRRYSKS